A stretch of Gossypium hirsutum isolate 1008001.06 chromosome A06, Gossypium_hirsutum_v2.1, whole genome shotgun sequence DNA encodes these proteins:
- the LOC121230737 gene encoding NF-X1-type zinc finger protein NFXL2 isoform X1, giving the protein MNTTANYHPPPSSQPPFSDSDLDSDSDSENFQVGSDLSNSIFKTYLEFSSSSSSSSSITAVDLSKIQSFLTSSSSGALSCLICLERIRPSDPTWSCSSLCFALFHLLCIQSWARQSSDLSAARAAARLPITAETAAKQATWNCPKCRSSYSKSEIPRCYLCFCGKLRDPPSDNPWILPHSCGEICNRPLPNNCGHFCLLLCHPGPCPSCPKSVKARCFCGSVEDFRRCGFKNFSCNKLCKKRLDCNKHNCSEICHPGTCPPCRARETYRCRCGKKEEEKDCCDRDYRCENECKKLLNCGKHVCKRGCHGGDCGECPLQGNRTCPCGKRIYEGLPCDGVAPVCGATCNKLLNCGFHRCPERCHKGSCVETCRTMVKKACRCGGLKKEVPCYQDLSCERKCLRMRDCGRHACKRRCCDGDCPPCSEVCDKRLRCKNHKCPAPCHRGACAPCPIMVTISCACGETHFEVPCGTEMDHKPPKCRKLCKIAPLCRHASTSKPHRCHYGACPPCRAPCEEEYPCGHKCNLRCHGPRPPPNPEFTLKPKKKKSNHQTECTPGTPCPPCPELVWRPCVGEHFGAERMMVCSNTTRFSCDNLCGNLLPCGNHYCTKTCHPLETQPSSSGHQKRSESCEVCNLPCQKVRMPKCSHPCSLPCHPGECLPCKVLVKRSCHCGAMVHAFECIHYNNLSEKDQVAARSCGGPCHRKLPNCTHLCPEICHVDKCPAPDKCSKKVTVRCKCQTLKKEWICQDVQAAYRDTGNDPKDIPKNQFGLGLLPCNSDCKSKVQEVESALQLRKPKVLEKKEPENEKHGPKRRKRRDRIQEGKQVSRFQQEFVASVKRLLLFIIIGAALIAVTYYSYKGLLQLSDWMNEVELQRARRRRSRF; this is encoded by the exons ATGAACACAACGGCCAACTACCACCCGCCACCGTCATCGCAACCGCCATTCTCGGACTCGGACCTGGACTCGGACTCCGATTCCGAGAACTTCCAAGTCGGATCCGATCTCTCAAACTCTATTTTCAAAACCTACCTTGAATTTTCCTCATCTTCGTCATCATCATCTTCGATCACAGCCGTTGATCTGTCCAAGATCCAATCATTCTTAACCTCTTCCTCCTCCGGCGCTTTATCATGCCTCATTTGCCTCGAACGGATCCGTCCCTCTGATCCGACGTGGTCTTGCTCGTCCCTCTGCTTCGCTCTCTTCCACCTCCTCTGCATTCAATCATGGGCCCGCCAATCTTCTGACCTTTCAGCAGCACGCGCCGCTGCACGTCTCCCTATCACCGCAGAAACCGCCGCCAAACAAGCCACCTGGAACTGCCCCAAGTGCCGCTCCTCCTACTCCAAATCTGAAATCCCTAGATGTTACCTTTGCTTCTGCGGTAAGCTCCGAGATCCTCCGTCTGACAACCCGTGGATCCTCCCTCACTCTTGCGGCGAAATATGTAACCGCCCGTTGCCAAACAATTGCGGTCACTTTTGCCTCCTTTTGTGCCACCCTGGTCCCTGCCCATCCTGCCCGAAATCCGTCAAAGCGCGTTGCTTTTGCGGCTCCGTCGAAGATTTCCGCCGTTGCGGTTTCAAAAACTTTTCCTGTAACAAACTTTGTAAGAAGCGTTTAGATTGTAACAAACATAACTGCTCCGAAATCTGTCATCCAGGCACGTGCCCTCCTTGCCGTGCACGTGAGACTTACCGTTGCCGGTGTGGtaaaaaggaagaagagaaagATTGTTGTGACCGGGATTATCGCTGCGAAAATGAGTGTAAAAAGTTGCTTAACTGTGGAAAGCATGTTTGTAAAAGAGGATGCCACGGGGGAGATTGCGGGGAGTGTCCATTGCAAGGAAATAGGACATGTCCTTGCGGGAAAAGAATTTATGAAGGGCTGCCCTGTGATGGGGTGGCTCCGGTTTGCGGTGCAACTTGTAATAAGCTGTTGAATTGTGGTTTCCATAGGTGTCCCGAGCGGTGTCACAAAGGATCTTGTGTGGAGACTTGTAGGACTATGGTTAAGAAGGCGTGCCGGTGTGGAGGATTGAAGAAAGAG GTTCCTTGCTATCAAGATTTGTCATGTGAAAGGAAGTGTTTGAGAATGAGGGATTGCGGACGCCATGCTTGTAAACGTCGTTGTTGTGATGGAGATTGTCCGCCATGTTCAGAG GTTTGTGATAAGAGGCTTCGCTGCAAGAACCACAAATGCCCTGCTCCTTGCCATAG AGGTGCCTGTGCTCCCTGTCCAATTATGGTGACAATTTCATGTGCATGTGGTGAGACACACTTTGAG GTTCCTTGTGGTActgagatggatcacaagcctcCTAAATGCCGTAAATTATGTAAGATAGCTCCTTTGTGCAGGCATGCATCAACCAGTAAG CCGCACAGATGCCACTATGGAGCTTGCCCCCCATGTCGGGCACCTTGTGAAGAAGAATATCCATGTGGTCATAAGTGCAACTTAAG GTGTCATGGGCCAAGACCTCCTCCCAATCCAGAATTCACattgaaacccaagaaaaagaaatcaaatcatCAGACAGAGTGCACTCCAGGCACCCCTTGCCCTCCTTGCCCAGAACTTGTTTGGAGACCATGTGTTGGCGAGCACTTTGGAGCAGAGAGGATG ATGGTTTGCTCCAATACAACACGATTTTCTTGTGATAATTTATGTGGAAATCTTCTTCCTTGTGGCAATCATTATTGTACAAAAACTTGCCATCCCCTGGAGACCCAGCCTTCTTCATCAGGACATCAGAAAAGAAGTGAATCTTGTGAAGTGTGTAATCTCCCTTGCCAGAAG GTGAGGATGCCTAAATGTTCGCACCCCTGCTCCCTACCTTGTCATCCCGGAGAATGCCTTCCTTGCAAAGTGCTCGTGAAACGGTCGTGTCACTGTGGTGCAATGGTCCATGCATTTGAGTGCATCCATTATAACAATTTATCTGAAAAGGATCAAGTGGCTGCTCGCTCATGTGGGGGCCCTTGCCATAG AAAGCTGCCTAACTGTACGCATTTATGTCCTGAAATATGCCATGTTGATAAATGCCCAGCCCCTGATAAGTGCAGCAAAAag GTTACTGTTCGCTGTAAATGCCAAACCTTGAAGAAGGAATGGATATGCCAAGATGTTCAGGCTGCATATCGTGATACTGGTAATGACCCCAAAGATATACCAAAGAATCAGTTTGGGCTTGGACTTCTGCCTTGCAATTCAGATTGTAAGAGCAAAGTACAGGAGGTTGAGTCAGCTCTACAATTGCGTAAACCTAAGGTTCTGGAG AAAAAAGAGCCAGAAAACGAAAAGCATGGGCCAAAGCGCAGAAAACGGCGGGATCGGATTCAAGAGGGCAAGCAAGTTTCAAGATTTCAG CAGGAATTTGTTGCCAGCGTGAAGCGTCTGCTTTTATTTATCATTATCGGAGCAGCTCTGATTGCAGTCACATATTACAGTTACAAAGGTCTCTTACAACTCTCAGATTGGATGAATGAAGTTGAACTGCAACGAGCAAGACGAAGACGTTCACGATTCTGA
- the LOC121230737 gene encoding NF-X1-type zinc finger protein NFXL2 isoform X2 produces the protein MNTTANYHPPPSSQPPFSDSDLDSDSDSENFQVGSDLSNSIFKTYLEFSSSSSSSSSITAVDLSKIQSFLTSSSSGALSCLICLERIRPSDPTWSCSSLCFALFHLLCIQSWARQSSDLSAARAAARLPITAETAAKQATWNCPKCRSSYSKSEIPRCYLCFCGKLRDPPSDNPWILPHSCGEICNRPLPNNCGHFCLLLCHPGPCPSCPKSVKARCFCGSVEDFRRCGFKNFSCNKLCKKRLDCNKHNCSEICHPGTCPPCRARETYRCRCGKKEEEKDCCDRDYRCENECKKLLNCGKHVCKRGCHGGDCGECPLQGNRTCPCGKRIYEGLPCDGVAPVCGATCNKLLNCGFHRCPERCHKGSCVETCRTMVKKACRCGGLKKEVPCYQDLSCERKCLRMRDCGRHACKRRCCDGDCPPCSEVCDKRLRCKNHKCPAPCHRGACAPCPIMVTISCACGETHFEVPCGTEMDHKPPKCRKLCKIAPLCRHASTSKPHRCHYGACPPCRAPCEEEYPCGHKCNLRCHGPRPPPNPEFTLKPKKKKSNHQTECTPGTPCPPCPELVWRPCVGEHFGAERMMVCSNTTRFSCDNLCGNLLPCGNHYCTKTCHPLETQPSSSGHQKRSESCEVCNLPCQKVRMPKCSHPCSLPCHPGECLPCKVLVKRSCHCGAMVHAFECIHYNNLSEKDQVAARSCGGPCHRKLPNCTHLCPEICHVDKCPAPDKCSKKVTVRCKCQTLKKEWICQDVQAAYRDTGNDPKDIPKNQFGLGLLPCNSDCKSKVQEVESALQLRKPKVLEKKEPENEKHGPKRRKRRDRIQEGKQVSRFQEFVASVKRLLLFIIIGAALIAVTYYSYKGLLQLSDWMNEVELQRARRRRSRF, from the exons ATGAACACAACGGCCAACTACCACCCGCCACCGTCATCGCAACCGCCATTCTCGGACTCGGACCTGGACTCGGACTCCGATTCCGAGAACTTCCAAGTCGGATCCGATCTCTCAAACTCTATTTTCAAAACCTACCTTGAATTTTCCTCATCTTCGTCATCATCATCTTCGATCACAGCCGTTGATCTGTCCAAGATCCAATCATTCTTAACCTCTTCCTCCTCCGGCGCTTTATCATGCCTCATTTGCCTCGAACGGATCCGTCCCTCTGATCCGACGTGGTCTTGCTCGTCCCTCTGCTTCGCTCTCTTCCACCTCCTCTGCATTCAATCATGGGCCCGCCAATCTTCTGACCTTTCAGCAGCACGCGCCGCTGCACGTCTCCCTATCACCGCAGAAACCGCCGCCAAACAAGCCACCTGGAACTGCCCCAAGTGCCGCTCCTCCTACTCCAAATCTGAAATCCCTAGATGTTACCTTTGCTTCTGCGGTAAGCTCCGAGATCCTCCGTCTGACAACCCGTGGATCCTCCCTCACTCTTGCGGCGAAATATGTAACCGCCCGTTGCCAAACAATTGCGGTCACTTTTGCCTCCTTTTGTGCCACCCTGGTCCCTGCCCATCCTGCCCGAAATCCGTCAAAGCGCGTTGCTTTTGCGGCTCCGTCGAAGATTTCCGCCGTTGCGGTTTCAAAAACTTTTCCTGTAACAAACTTTGTAAGAAGCGTTTAGATTGTAACAAACATAACTGCTCCGAAATCTGTCATCCAGGCACGTGCCCTCCTTGCCGTGCACGTGAGACTTACCGTTGCCGGTGTGGtaaaaaggaagaagagaaagATTGTTGTGACCGGGATTATCGCTGCGAAAATGAGTGTAAAAAGTTGCTTAACTGTGGAAAGCATGTTTGTAAAAGAGGATGCCACGGGGGAGATTGCGGGGAGTGTCCATTGCAAGGAAATAGGACATGTCCTTGCGGGAAAAGAATTTATGAAGGGCTGCCCTGTGATGGGGTGGCTCCGGTTTGCGGTGCAACTTGTAATAAGCTGTTGAATTGTGGTTTCCATAGGTGTCCCGAGCGGTGTCACAAAGGATCTTGTGTGGAGACTTGTAGGACTATGGTTAAGAAGGCGTGCCGGTGTGGAGGATTGAAGAAAGAG GTTCCTTGCTATCAAGATTTGTCATGTGAAAGGAAGTGTTTGAGAATGAGGGATTGCGGACGCCATGCTTGTAAACGTCGTTGTTGTGATGGAGATTGTCCGCCATGTTCAGAG GTTTGTGATAAGAGGCTTCGCTGCAAGAACCACAAATGCCCTGCTCCTTGCCATAG AGGTGCCTGTGCTCCCTGTCCAATTATGGTGACAATTTCATGTGCATGTGGTGAGACACACTTTGAG GTTCCTTGTGGTActgagatggatcacaagcctcCTAAATGCCGTAAATTATGTAAGATAGCTCCTTTGTGCAGGCATGCATCAACCAGTAAG CCGCACAGATGCCACTATGGAGCTTGCCCCCCATGTCGGGCACCTTGTGAAGAAGAATATCCATGTGGTCATAAGTGCAACTTAAG GTGTCATGGGCCAAGACCTCCTCCCAATCCAGAATTCACattgaaacccaagaaaaagaaatcaaatcatCAGACAGAGTGCACTCCAGGCACCCCTTGCCCTCCTTGCCCAGAACTTGTTTGGAGACCATGTGTTGGCGAGCACTTTGGAGCAGAGAGGATG ATGGTTTGCTCCAATACAACACGATTTTCTTGTGATAATTTATGTGGAAATCTTCTTCCTTGTGGCAATCATTATTGTACAAAAACTTGCCATCCCCTGGAGACCCAGCCTTCTTCATCAGGACATCAGAAAAGAAGTGAATCTTGTGAAGTGTGTAATCTCCCTTGCCAGAAG GTGAGGATGCCTAAATGTTCGCACCCCTGCTCCCTACCTTGTCATCCCGGAGAATGCCTTCCTTGCAAAGTGCTCGTGAAACGGTCGTGTCACTGTGGTGCAATGGTCCATGCATTTGAGTGCATCCATTATAACAATTTATCTGAAAAGGATCAAGTGGCTGCTCGCTCATGTGGGGGCCCTTGCCATAG AAAGCTGCCTAACTGTACGCATTTATGTCCTGAAATATGCCATGTTGATAAATGCCCAGCCCCTGATAAGTGCAGCAAAAag GTTACTGTTCGCTGTAAATGCCAAACCTTGAAGAAGGAATGGATATGCCAAGATGTTCAGGCTGCATATCGTGATACTGGTAATGACCCCAAAGATATACCAAAGAATCAGTTTGGGCTTGGACTTCTGCCTTGCAATTCAGATTGTAAGAGCAAAGTACAGGAGGTTGAGTCAGCTCTACAATTGCGTAAACCTAAGGTTCTGGAG AAAAAAGAGCCAGAAAACGAAAAGCATGGGCCAAAGCGCAGAAAACGGCGGGATCGGATTCAAGAGGGCAAGCAAGTTTCAAGATTTCAG GAATTTGTTGCCAGCGTGAAGCGTCTGCTTTTATTTATCATTATCGGAGCAGCTCTGATTGCAGTCACATATTACAGTTACAAAGGTCTCTTACAACTCTCAGATTGGATGAATGAAGTTGAACTGCAACGAGCAAGACGAAGACGTTCACGATTCTGA
- the LOC121230738 gene encoding phosphoinositide phospholipase C 2: MSKQTYRVCFCFRRRFRVAVSEAPEEIKQVFEQYSEHGMMSIDGLHRFLVEFQKENKATREDAQKIVDSVKHFHRKGLNLEGFFKYLFGDINPPLASLGVHHDMNAPLSHYFIHTGHNSYLTGNQLSSDCSDVPIIHALKRGVRVIELDIWPNSTKDNVDVLHGRTLTTPVELIKCLKSIKDYAFVASEYPVVITLEDHLTPDLQAKVAEMVTQTFGDILFSPGSECLKEFPSPESLKGRIIISTKPPKEYLEAKEVKENENNSERAKASDEEAWGKEVPDLLKDDDKNDLGEEDEEDPDEDGDKPQHALAAEYKRLIAIHAGKPKGGLEECLKVDPDKVRRLSMSEQQLEKAAITHGKEIVRFTQRNILRVYPRGTRVDSSNYNPLIGWMHGAQMVAFNMQGYGRSLWLMHGMFKANGGCGYLKKPDFLLNTKAVFDPTVKLPVKKILKVTMYMGEGWYYDFHHTHFDAYSPPDFYARVGIAGVPFDSVMKKTKTLEDNWVPCWNEEFEFHLTVPELALLRVEVHEYDMSEKDDFGGQTCLPISELRSGIRAVPLNSRKGEKYSSVKLLMRFEFIDP; encoded by the exons ATGTCGAAACAAACATACAGAGTGTGCTTTTGCTTCAGGAGGAGGTTTAGGGTTGCAGTGTCAGAGGCACCAGAGGAGATCAAGCAGGTGTTTGAGCAGTACTCTGAGCATGGGATGATGTCCATTGATGGACTCCACAGGTTCTTAGTTGAATTCCAGAAAGAAAATAAGGCTACCAGAGAAGATGCTCAGAAAATTGTTGATAGTGTTAAGCATTTTCATAGAAAGGGTCTAAATCTTGAAGGCTTTTTTAAGTATCTCTTTGGTGATATCAATCCTCCTCTGGCTTCTCTTGGG GTCCACCATGATATGAATGCTCCTTTGTCACATTATTTCATACATACCGGTCACAATTCCTATCTTACTGGGAATCAACTCAGTAGTGACTGCAGCGATGTCCCAATCATACATGCACTTAAGAGAGGCGTGAGAGTGATAGAATTGGATATATGGCCAAATTCCACGAAAGATAATGTCGATGTTCTTCATGGAAG GACTTTGACTACTCCGGTGGAACTCATCAAGTGTTTGAAGTCTATTAAGGATTATGCTTTTGTTGCGTCGGAATACCCAGTTGTTATAACACTAGAAGATCATCTTACCCCAGATCTTCAAGCTAAAGTTGCCGAG ATGGTGACTCAAACCTTTGGAGACATCCTGTTTTCACCTGGCTCGGAATGCCTGAAGGAATTCCCGTCTCCAGAATCATTGAAAGGACGCATAATCATATCTACTAAACCACCAAAGGAATACCTTGAGGCCAAAGAAGTTAAGGAAAATGAGAACAATTCAGAGAGGGCTAAGGCTAGTGATGAAGAAGCTTGGGGAAAAGAAGTTCCAGACCTTCTCAAAGACGATGACAAG AATGACTTGGGTGAAGAAGATGAGGAAGATCCCGATGAAGATGGAGATAAGCCACAGCATGCTTTAGCAGCGGAATATAAACGTTTAATTGCTATTCATGCCGGAAAGCCAAAGGGAGGATTAGAAGAGTGTCTAAAGGTGGATCCCGATAAAGTAAGACGTCTTAGCATGAGTGAGCAACAACTTGAAAAAGCTGCGATTACTCACGGAAAAGAAATTGTCAG GTTTACACAGCGGAATATTCTTAGGGTATATCCGAGGGGTACACGTGTCGACTCTTCCAATTACAACCCATTAATCGGATGGATGCATGGAGCTCAAATGGTTGCATTTAATATGCAG GGTTATGGAAGATCTTTATGGTTGATGCATGGAATGTTCAAAGCCAACGGGGGATGCGGATACTTGAAAAAACCCGATTTCCTATTGAATACTAAGGCAGTCTTTGATCCAACTGTCAAGTTACcggttaaaaaaattttgaag GTAACTATGTATATGGGCGAAGGGTGGTATTATGATTTTCATCACACTCATTTTGATGCGTATTCTCCTCCGGACTTTTATGCAAGG GTGGGGATTGCTGGAGTTCCGTTCGATTCAGTGATGAAGAAAACAAAGACATTAGAAGACAATTGGGTGCCTTGTTGGAACGAGGAATTCGAATTCCATCTAACTGTCCCAGAACTGGCTCTACTTCGGGTAGAAGTGCATGAATACGACATGTCTGAAAAGGATGACTTTGGAGGCCAAACATGCCTACCAATTTCGGAGCTAAGAAGTGGTATCCGAGCAGTTCCCCTCAACAGCCGCAAGGGCGAGAAGTACAGCTCTGTAAAGCTCCTCATGCGCTTCGAATTCATCGATCCATAG